In a single window of the Porites lutea chromosome 14, jaPorLute2.1, whole genome shotgun sequence genome:
- the LOC140923853 gene encoding TNF receptor-associated factor 4-like: MQYAEQTRGMQFRDWAEARPAATQMDCGRGWTDATESVNGIRCSRSVQETSQFPEQNQGGERMRASSSPPQLTLNRSSPPEPLLTKGQICGGDYTWIIEHFSQLLQGDSDGIKTSLDSPPIYTSLCGYKFFMRIYPKGVDGGDGRHIALFVGMMKGDFDNRLKWPFCGRISVSMLDQSNDAHSFGNDVSGTFMANRNLQAFQKPSASGQYTTLYGYEKFAPIDTVRCPQYSKDDAVMINIEIHKNS; the protein is encoded by the exons ATGCAGTACGCGGAGCAAACTAGAGGAATGCAGTTCAGAGATTGGGCCGAAGCTAGACCAGCAGCAACTCAGATGGACTGTGGGCGAGGATGGACTGATGCAACTGAGTCGGTCAATGGAATCAGGTGCTCTAGATCTGTCCAGGAGACCAGCCAATTTCCGGAGCAGAATCAAGGAGGTGAACGCATGCGTGCATCCAGTTCTCCACCACAGCTGACTTTGAACAG GTCAAGTCCACCAGAGCCTTTGTTAACTAAAGGTCAGATCTGTGGTGGAGATTATACTTGGATTATAGAGCATTTCTCTCAGCTCCTCCAGGGTGATAGTGATGGAATAAAAACATCACTTGATAGTCCTCCGATTTACACTAGCTTGTGTGGATACAAGTTCTTCATGCGTATCTACCCAAAAGGCGTTGATGGTGGAGATGGAAGACACATTGCCCTTTTTGTTGGTATGATGAAGGGGGATTTTGATAACAGgctaaaatggccattttgtgGACGAATCTCCGTCTCCATGTTGGATCAAAGCAATGATGCTCACAGCTTCGGCAACGATGTCAGTGGCACTTTCATGGCCAACAGAAATCTTCAAGCTTTTCAGAAACCCTCTGCCAGCGGCCAATACACCACTCTGTATGGCTACGAGAAGTTTGCGCCCATCGACACGGTTCGTTGCCCACAGTACTCCAAAGATGATGCAGTGATGATCAATATCGAGATTCACAAAAATtcctaa
- the LOC140923844 gene encoding solute carrier family 35 member F5-like isoform X2, with translation MSSTSSSRLCNCFRSMWASTVQFIVSQDESVRRRRRLLLGIVVLLMVDVLWVGSSELTDFIFKYEGFDKPFFTTFFKTSSFIIYLTGFLFYEPWRLQCIACLKNETSPNVLVSAVNQDSEHTSLLNSPSSSGETTPIPRQLMNEPTFEEMTDEDISTSQSAEVASSSFEIIPRPRRVTFSSVREVRQLSDHNSEQARLTRLPYHLGEDQKLPVHRVARVALLFCLLWFCANCSYQEAIAHTSPAAVNILSSSSGLFTLILASVFQSSSADKFSITKLLAVLMSITGIVLVTLSDSKNKAGGISVGALWALASAFLYSCYLIMLKHKVPDEKQMDIPMFFGLVGAFNFFLLWPGFLFLNYLRLEVFELPPSATVWGYIALNAFIGTVLSEFLWLWGCYLTSSLTATLSLSLIIPLTMCVDVFMRRVHFSWMFLLGTIPAFASFFAVSLLTHYGDWDPILIGLKKLLNIRRRQMTRGTLDVEQREGLINSVPDEENDLCRNKNEHLS, from the exons ATGTCTTCTACAAGTAGCAGTCGTCTTTGTAACTGCTTCCGTTCGATGTGGGCTTCAACAGTGCAGTTTATTGTGTCACAGGATGAGAGTGTTAGGCGGAGACGACGCTTGTTGTTGGGGATTGTTGTTTTACTGATGGTGGACGTTCTTTGGGTTGGCTCGTCAGAACTGACAGAT tttattttcaaatatgAAGGATTTGACAAGCCTTTTTTCACCACATTCTTCAAGACATCATCATTTATAATATATTTGACTGGATTTCTTTTTTATGAGCCATGGAGGCTTCAGTGCATTGCATGCTTAAAGAATGAAACATCCCCAAAT gtcttGGTATCTGCTGTAAATCAAGACAGTGAACACACATCTCTTTTAAACTCACCTTCATCCTCAGGGGAAACTACCCCAATCCCAAGACAACTAATG AATGAGCCAACTTTTGAAGAAATGACAGATGAAGACATTTCAACCAGCCAATCAGCTGAAGTAGCTAGTAGTTCCTTTGAAATAATTCCAA GACCTAGGCGGGTGACATTTAGCAGTGTGAGAGAAGTGCGGCAATTATCAg ACCATAATTCTGAACAGGCAAGGTTGACCAGACTTCCTTACCACTTGGGTGAAGATCAGAAACTTCCTGTCCATCGTGTTGCTAGGGTTGCCTTGCTATTCTGCTTACTG TGGTTTTGTGCTAACTGCAGTTATCAGGAAGCCATTGCACACACATCACCAGCAGCAGTAAATATTTTGTCATCCTCATCAG gGTTATTTACACTCATATTAGCATCTGTGTTCCAGAGTTCATCTGCTGATAAATTCTCAATCACAAAACTACTTGCTGTTCTTATGAG CATCACTGGGATAGTGTTGGTGACACTTTCTGACTCCAAGAACAAAGCTGGTGGGATAAGTGTGGGAGCGTTATGGGCTCTGGCCAGTGCGTTTTT GTATTCCTGTTATTTAATTATGCTGAAACACAAAGTCCCTGATGAGAAACAAATGGATATTCCAATGTTTTTTG GCCTTGTTggagcttttaattttttcctcctTTGGCCAGGATTTCTATTTCTTAATTATTTGCGGTTAGAAGTATTTGAACTCCCCCCAAGTGCAACAGTGTGGGGCTACATAGCTCTGAATGCTTTCATTGGAACTGTGCTGTCAGAATTCCTATGGCTTTG GGGTTGCTATTTGACGTCATCATTAACAGCGACGCTGTCTCTGAGTCTGATTATACCGCTGACCATGTGTGTCGATGTGTTCATGAGGAGG GTTCATTTTTCGTGGATGTTCTTACTTGGCACCATACCCGCCTTTGCGTCATTTTTTGCCGTGAGTTTACTTACACATTACGGAGACTGGGACCCCATCTTGATCGGCTTGAAGAAACTTTTGAACATTAGAAGACGGCAGATGACTAGAGG gaCACTGGACGTTGAGCAAAGAGAAGGTTTAATAAATAGCGTTCCAGATGAAGAAAACGACTTAtgcagaaataaaaatgaacatcTATCTTAA
- the LOC140923844 gene encoding solute carrier family 35 member F5-like isoform X3, with translation MSSTSSSRLCNCFRSMWASTVQFIVSQDESVRRRRRLLLGIVVLLMVDVLWVGSSELTDNEPTFEEMTDEDISTSQSAEVASSSFEIIPRPRRVTFSSVREVRQLSDHNSEQARLTRLPYHLGEDQKLPVHRVARVALLFCLLWFCANCSYQEAIAHTSPAAVNILSSSSGLFTLILASVFQSSSADKFSITKLLAVLMSITGIVLVTLSDSKNKAGGISVGALWALASAFLYSCYLIMLKHKVPDEKQMDIPMFFGLVGAFNFFLLWPGFLFLNYLRLEVFELPPSATVWGYIALNAFIGTVLSEFLWLWGCYLTSSLTATLSLSLIIPLTMCVDVFMRRVHFSWMFLLGTIPAFASFFAVSLLTHYGDWDPILIGLKKLLNIRRRQMTRGTLDVEQREGLINSVPDEENDLCRNKNEHLS, from the exons ATGTCTTCTACAAGTAGCAGTCGTCTTTGTAACTGCTTCCGTTCGATGTGGGCTTCAACAGTGCAGTTTATTGTGTCACAGGATGAGAGTGTTAGGCGGAGACGACGCTTGTTGTTGGGGATTGTTGTTTTACTGATGGTGGACGTTCTTTGGGTTGGCTCGTCAGAACTGACAGAT AATGAGCCAACTTTTGAAGAAATGACAGATGAAGACATTTCAACCAGCCAATCAGCTGAAGTAGCTAGTAGTTCCTTTGAAATAATTCCAA GACCTAGGCGGGTGACATTTAGCAGTGTGAGAGAAGTGCGGCAATTATCAg ACCATAATTCTGAACAGGCAAGGTTGACCAGACTTCCTTACCACTTGGGTGAAGATCAGAAACTTCCTGTCCATCGTGTTGCTAGGGTTGCCTTGCTATTCTGCTTACTG TGGTTTTGTGCTAACTGCAGTTATCAGGAAGCCATTGCACACACATCACCAGCAGCAGTAAATATTTTGTCATCCTCATCAG gGTTATTTACACTCATATTAGCATCTGTGTTCCAGAGTTCATCTGCTGATAAATTCTCAATCACAAAACTACTTGCTGTTCTTATGAG CATCACTGGGATAGTGTTGGTGACACTTTCTGACTCCAAGAACAAAGCTGGTGGGATAAGTGTGGGAGCGTTATGGGCTCTGGCCAGTGCGTTTTT GTATTCCTGTTATTTAATTATGCTGAAACACAAAGTCCCTGATGAGAAACAAATGGATATTCCAATGTTTTTTG GCCTTGTTggagcttttaattttttcctcctTTGGCCAGGATTTCTATTTCTTAATTATTTGCGGTTAGAAGTATTTGAACTCCCCCCAAGTGCAACAGTGTGGGGCTACATAGCTCTGAATGCTTTCATTGGAACTGTGCTGTCAGAATTCCTATGGCTTTG GGGTTGCTATTTGACGTCATCATTAACAGCGACGCTGTCTCTGAGTCTGATTATACCGCTGACCATGTGTGTCGATGTGTTCATGAGGAGG GTTCATTTTTCGTGGATGTTCTTACTTGGCACCATACCCGCCTTTGCGTCATTTTTTGCCGTGAGTTTACTTACACATTACGGAGACTGGGACCCCATCTTGATCGGCTTGAAGAAACTTTTGAACATTAGAAGACGGCAGATGACTAGAGG gaCACTGGACGTTGAGCAAAGAGAAGGTTTAATAAATAGCGTTCCAGATGAAGAAAACGACTTAtgcagaaataaaaatgaacatcTATCTTAA
- the LOC140923843 gene encoding uncharacterized protein, with protein MVDSGGTTSYLVNRGEWENFEEENRQVGDHCAEISAGLKASSKFTEHNDSISEQKSFHLQRESSPHRENGVTGTEFKENLDEGSGNFKGSPGAISNRGQFNDESVDAGNSRETDTDRKNDTAVNDRKSASPSHKVTLNASSQPSNLYKEKTDGAGLELNGENSNLHSSKAAAASSESKEIADNKITVSSSAWTKFEESQDSNLSSKDEAVKGEKTEHLVKTKDENHTHLPLKSTTSNIAAFDSRKATATTNITPNNMSVTEVKTNSTSTKQATIASKASNAENGMKSAVPIVENNSAHANLSSIPHQQSRETANQGKVDLGKNWVSFGEDGNSKDSQQQPHSNVSAAENGVGGLATLRRDPLGNDFKSLQVTEPEVDTDKKSTSVMPPVSFTEAELDLLASKSWMKFGDSSTSVDNQMQQCSSSSAVNSQSWVTFGDSTTQVEQRLELLELDVSGNQTKVSHVPSPNPFINALPSSGSNPFQPATTNPFQADNGPAAVSSPDPTLNLIPVPGMEGMPMAAPGLVVNNSAVVLSADKNSDFVAVQDQVDGKAIVAHSHEQRPTKKSEEPFLEEKLVTSGSWSMLLRFPDKKRKFGSREWKPVVIKLEGTTLQIFEEYELSAPFREIPLQAYFVFTEPKLQSFEHGAKVHTMKLEYIKYTETRSLRHRGTVEHLAQGTPIIKIASPCHVVIRELLESFNNSLRLLPSYRDRGITYRHDEVFVDIDDVANIILSGDGTILRKSAKVVIKLRAFLTGDPECQLVLNDIVVREREEARLRGELKPQRVHHWVKLRCCDFHKCVNAAAFEQSHAITFHPLDACTFELMRFPVDHHKPLPLLVKTILKIQSEQKVELKAEIQVCQETKMAKYVRNNVVFRFPIPESWVPLFRTGKVFRGEKSIKSSKGARAAGIKSRLKHSKCSIAVSLGRAMYEPEYGSVVWRIDHLPFIHSKIPADAPHTLSVVLDLPPGMDFPENYKPMAELEYDVSYVLMSDTNVIAVKVSNQNIPDKWVCYRALYHYDVNIDISRPSTGPVRDVGCTQQ; from the coding sequence ATGGTCGACAGCGGTGGAACAACATCTTATCTCGTAAACCGCGGGGAATGGGAGAATTTCGAGGAAGAAAATCGACAAGTTGGCGATCATTGTGCTGAGATTTCCGCTGGTCTTAAAGCGTCAAGCAAATTTACTGAACACAATGACTCAATTAGTGAGCAAAAATCTTTTCATTTACAGAGAGAGTCGTCTCCTCATAGGGAGAATGGAGTCACAGGGACTGAATTTAAGGAGAATTTAGACGAGGGATCCGGGAATTTTAAAGGATCACCAGGCGCGATAAGTAATCGTGGACAATTTAATGACGAAAGTGTTGATGCGGGGAATTCAAGAGAAACAGACACTGATCGAAAAAACGATACGGCTGTGAATGATCGTAAATCTGCTTCACCATCGCATAAAGTTACTCTAAACGCTTCTAGCCAGCCAAGCAATTTATACAAAGAGAAGACAGATGGCGCGGGACTCGAACTGAATGGTGAGAATTCGAATTTGCATTCAAGCAAGGCCGCAGCTGCCAGCAGCGAATCCAAGGAGATTGCCGACAATAAGATTACTGTTTCTTCGTCAGCGTGGACTAAATTTGAGGAGAGCCAAGATAGTAATTTATCGTCGAAAGATGAGGCTGTAAAAGGCGAAAAAACTGAGCATTTGGTAAAAACAAAGGATGAAAATCACACACACTTGCCCTTGAAATCGACCACCTCGAATATAGCGGCTTTTGATTCGCGAAAAGCCACAGCAACCACAAATATTACCCCCAATAATATGTCTGTAACTGAGGTTAAAACGAACTCTACGTCTACCAAGCAAGCAACAATCGCTTCCAAGGCCTCTAACGCCGAGAATGGTATGAAATCAGCTGTTCCTATTGTTGAAAACAACAGCGCCCATGCAAATTTATCATCGATCCCACATCAACAATCTCGTGAAACCGCGAATCAAGGCAAAGTTGATCTTGGTAAAAACTGGGTTAGTTTTGGCGAGGATGGAAATTCAAAAGACAGTCAACAACAACCGCATTCGAACGTTTCAGCGGCGGAGAACGGAGTTGGCGGCTTGGCAACATTGAGGCGTGATCCGCTTGGCAACGACTTTAAATCGCTACAAGTTACAGAGCCGGAGGTTGATACCGACAAAAAATCCACCTCTGTCATGCCTCCTGTGTCGTTTACTGAAGCTGAACTAGATCTCCTCGCTAGTAAGTCTTGGATGAAATTTGGCGATTCGTCCACAAGTGTTGATAATCAAATGCAACAGTGTTCTTCCAGTTCAGCTGTCAATTCACAATCTTGGGTGACATTTGGTGATTCTACCACCCAAGTTGAACAGCGTTTGGAATTGTTAGAGCTGGATGTAAGTGGTAATCAAACAAAAGTTAGTCATGTGCCCAGCCCAAATCCATTCATCAATGCCTTGCCTTCATCAGGTAGCAATCCGTTTCAGCCAGCTACTACTAATCCATTTCAAGCTGACAATGGACCGGCAGCTGTCTCGAGTCCTGACCCTACACTAAACCTCATCCCTGTTCCCGGCATGGAAGGTATGCCCATGGCAGCACCTGGGCTTGTAGTCAACAATTCAGCAGTAGTGCTTTCAGCAGACAAGAACTCTGACTTTGTTGCTGTTCAAGACCAGGTTGATGGTAAAGCCATTGTTGCACATAGCCATGAACAGAGGCCCACAAAGAAAAGTGAGGAACCATTTCTTGAAGAAAAGCTTGTAACGAGTGGTTCATGGTCAATGCTTCTTCGCTTTCCTGACAAGAAGCGTAAGTTTGGTTCCCGTGAATGGAAACCGGTGGTTATCAAGCTAGAGGGAACAACACTACAAATTTTTGAGGAGTATGAATTGTCAGCACCCTTTAGAGAAATTCCTCTTCAAGCTTATTTTGTGTTCACCGAACCAAAATTACAATCATTTGAACATGGGGCTAAAGTTCATACTATGAAGTTAGAATATATCAAGTATACTGAGACAAGAAGTCTACGCCATCGCGGGACTGTTGAACATTTAGCACAGGGAACCCCGATCATTAAGATCGCATCTCCATGTCATGTAGTTATTAGAGAACTTCTTGAGTCCTTTAACAACTCGCTTCGCCTTCTTCCATCATATAGAGACAGGGGTATAACATACCGTCATGATGAGGTCTTTGTTGATATTGATGATGTAGCTAATATCATTTTGTCTGGAGATGGCACCATACTAAGGAAGAGTGCAAAAGTGGTCATTAAGTTGCGAGCTTTTCTGACTGGAGATCCCGAATGCCAGTTAGTGCTTAACGACATTGTTGttagagaaagagaagaagctcGTTTACGAGGCGAGTTGAAACCGCAGCGGGTACATCACTGGGTGAAATTACGCTGTTGTGATTTTCATAAATGTGTTAATGCCGCAGCATTTGAGCAGTCACATGCTATAACATTCCACCCATTAGACGCATGTACCTTTGAACTTATGCGTTTTCCAGTGGACCACCACAAGCCACTTCCTCTTCTGGTGAAAACTATCTTGAAAATTCAAAGTGAGCAGAAAGTCGAGCTTAAGGCTGAAATTCAAGTTTGCCAGGAAACAAAGATGGCAAAATATGTCAGAAACAATGTGGTGTTTAGATTTCCTATTCCAGAGTCCTGGGTACCACTTTTCAGAACAGGCAAGGTATTCAGGGGGGAGAAATCTATCAAGTCAAGCAAGGGTGCACGTGCTGCAGGGATTAAAAGCCGTCTTAAGCATTCCAAGTGTTCCATTGCTGTTTCTCTCGGAAGAGCGATGTACGAACCAGAGTATGGCTCAGTCGTTTGGCGGATTGATCATTTGCCGTTTATTCACAGCAAAATTCCTGCTGATGCACCACACACCTTGTCAGTTGTCTTAGATCTACCCCCAGGAATGGATTTTCCTGAAAACTACAAGCCCATGGCCGAGCTAGAGTACGACGTCTCTTATGTATTGATGTCTGATACCAACGTGATTGCCGTCAAAGTGTCCAATCAGAATATTCCAGACAAGTGGGTTTGCTACCGCGCCTTATATCACTATGACGTCAACATTGACATCTCTAGACCTTCAACTGGTCCAGTGCGAGATGTTGGCTGTACCCAGCAATGA